One window from the genome of Crassostrea angulata isolate pt1a10 chromosome 2, ASM2561291v2, whole genome shotgun sequence encodes:
- the LOC128173001 gene encoding multiple epidermal growth factor-like domains protein 10 isoform X2 has translation MRTLEIGQNAPKETVWWKVDLGAVYNIYRINILFRNYDGYVERQRGRFAGFSLYVSNSDVLSSAAIKSSFLCYKNENLLPHLNFSIVCTEMGRYVIYYNERFKEVQYPAGYETENVQTELCEVIVQGCANASVYGKNCDTPCPTNCKNNTCHIQNGTCFTCIPGWTGHYCNTKCEEGWYGFSCSQQCEGQCRDGTICNHENGHCEKGCDAAWTGTFCDIECDNGTYGLNCVKNCSGHCLNNSPCNKQTGKCNKGCNPGYTNGDCSKECLKGYFGLNCKERCSGQCANSEPCDHINGVCHSGCQDGYIGNNCKSACGEGYFGHKCSLQCSPNCKSETCRHTDGWCTCAAGLKADNCTTGSTEHQLMNQNSPNCIILAVGLSVSILMNIILIACQITLCRKDNSNIFKLSCWKRSVYQDAVFKREESSTYQEIDLSENAYQNSTIR, from the exons TTGAGCGTCAAAGAGGACGATTCGCAGGATTCTCGCTCTATGTATCAAACTCTGATGTGCTATCTAGTGCAGCTATAAAAAGCTCCTTTCTGTGTTACAAGAACGAAAACCTGTTACCACACCTGAACTTTTCAATAGTGTGTACAGAAATGGGGCGATACGTCATATATTATAATGAACGTTTTAAAGAAGTCCAATACCCAGCAGGATATGAAACCGAAAATGTTCAAACAGAGCTATGTGAGGTCATTGTACAAG GTTGTGCTAATGCCAGTGTATACGGTAAGAACTGTGACACGCCTTGCCCCACCAACTGTAAAAACAACACATGTCACATACAAAATGGAACGTGTTTTACGTGTATACCCGGATGGACTGGACATTATTGTAATACAA AATGTGAAGAAGGATGGTATGGTTTCAGCTGCAGTCAACAGTGTGAAGGACAATGTAGAGATGGTACTATCTGTAATCACGAGAATGGTCACTGTGAGAAAGGTTGTGATGCTGCATGGACAGGAACTTTCTGTGATATAG AATGTGATAACGGGACCTATGGTTTAAACTGTGTGAAAAACTGTAGTGGTCACTGTCTAAATAACTCGCCGTGTAACAAACAGACGGGTAAATGTAACAAGGGATGCAACCCGGGATATACTAATGGTGATTGCAGCAAAG AGTGCTTAAAGGGATATTTTGGATTGAACTGCAAAGAACGATGTAGCGGTCAGTGTGCTAACAGTGAACCATGTGACCATATCAATGGAGTGTGTCACAGTGGTTGTCAGGACGGATACATTGGGAACAATTGTAAAAGCG CTTGTGGAGAAGGATATTTTGGCCATAAATGCTCACTACAATGTTCACCTAACTGTAAAAGTGAAACATGTCGACACACAGACGGATGGTGTACATGTGCTGCAGGTTTAAAGGCTGATAATTGTACcacag gcAGTACGGAACATCAACTGATGAATCAGAATTCACCAAACTGCATTATTTTGGCAGTTGGACTGTCGGTCTCAATATTGATGAACATTATTCTTATCGCATGTCAAATAACACTATGCAG GAAAGATAACTCAAACATCTTTAAACTATCTTGCTGGAAAAGGTCCGTCTATCAAGATGCAGTATTTAAACGTGAAGAATCTTCAACTTATCAAGAAATTGATCTTTCAGAAAACGCCTACCAAAATTCTACCATACGATGA